The following are encoded together in the Coturnix japonica isolate 7356 chromosome 8, Coturnix japonica 2.1, whole genome shotgun sequence genome:
- the CFH gene encoding complement factor H isoform X2: protein MRACEQPPPRRVKEIPTETWDNPPYPHGTLVTYKCRPGYMKIGRIVVKCVDGVWQQQGSTECRSKPCGHPGDTEFGSFQLTAGSEFVFGARVEYRCNEGYRMLSQKNYRECLAEGWSNDIPHCEVAKCLPVKAPENGRIVISGAFELNREYSFGQVIEFECNEHYKLVGSKAIHCSSNGKWNSDVPQCQDIICDVPSIPNGVVRSSQKTYRESDQLHYACNEGYTYGERADVTCTESGWSPTPYCTEVVCFPPTFRNGNFRPQKDRYTEGATITIDCNPGYRFNTLTAKNVAKCTSSGWVPAPGCVEKPCDYPAVEHIILSETWHRYYFPMRTGQSIYYRCDDGYITPTEQSWVYTVCSQEGWKPVPQCLKICKVRRMENGFIQNNWRSSYKEGERTKYFCNTNYRTENEGGEIRCTKNGWSPTPRCIRKETCQQVDLTNGYFMEEKTTFDIGDRVNYTCYNDFVTPERQEMGQIQCLKDGWSPPPKCIQSCKTPRAHILIDYAKGNIYLPGDMLEYVCPEDYHTEDNMPTGTAMCDVNGEWKPAPRCVAIECELPVLSRGYVYPPKSKYYNGDVVEFSCVGDYIRVGPASAQCYYFGWFPSPPTCKVNPRDCGPPPEITNGNVTGGFLERYQNGKRIEYECDTQFKLVGSKEIECLDGQWSSPPSCIEDKMPCRSPSSILNVVLHQQDQEQFSHGDEVTYGCRRGSRSASRMKTKCLNGEWKPSPLCNDHQCVPPEDIVVERSSIPRKAKETGLLLTYKCRPADSHFKQATCVSGKWSPEIQCTGENTCPPPPQLPNANKIPIGRNYKNGSKIAFSCLEGFHLIGANEIMCINEKWQSPPYCVEKPCSPPQPVEYADDPRLVNQNLKMEKEGRTVYLAGAVLKFTCHSGFELHGSSEISCSMGNWSSSPTCSETSCGSIPNVPNSAIEGRNKKVYEPGETVRYQCEEGFEAVGLPEIICRKGNWSTPPFCEDVSCEAPPEIHNGYITSTQQQRYLPGARVQYQCDNDFQITGVNYITCSNGHWSQTPTCRDMRCGPPPEIAGGKIQGVKKSRYLPGETAIYQCWKGFHMSGASTVSCQNGTWTELPTCKGRSEKCGPPPDIENGDILSFPLPEYSQGAILKYKCPNFYILEGSQQIKCINGQWTNPPVCLVACTAAEEDMNNNNIELKWRGERKLYSKSGDFIEFDCKIGNVKDPESSPFRVQCINGTLKYPRCKTGRDCTVLQSEMDKNNIKLPWTAPYIYRSKERIPFTCKWSRVAVSRPEKFNPQCRDGVFEYPQCEYSTTSESEWEVL, encoded by the exons CTTGCGAACAACCTCCTCCAAGGAGAGTTAAAGAAATACCAACTGAAACATGGGACAACCCTCCTTATCCACATGGTACTCTAGTAACATACAAATGTCGTCCTGGATATATGAAAATAGGACGAATTGTGGTCAAGTGTGTTGATGGAGTGTGGCAGCAACAAGGCAGCACAGAATGCAGGA GTAAGCCCTGTGGACATCCTGGAGATACTGAGTTTGGTTCCTTTCAGCTCACCGCTGGAAGCGAGTTTGTCTTTGGTGCCAGAGTTGAATACAGATGTAATGAGGG aTACCGAATGCTTAGCCAAAAAAATTACCGTGAGTGTCTCGCAGAGGGATGGAGCAATGACATCCCTCACTGTGAAG ttgcaAAGTGTTTACCTGTGAAAGCACCAGAAAATGGAAGAATAGTCATAAGCGGTGCATTTGAGCTAAACCGAGAGTATTCCTTTGGCCAGGTCATAGAGTTTGAATGTAATGAACATTACAAGCTTGTTGGATCTAAAGCAATACATTGCTCTTCTAATGGAAAATGGAATAGTGACGTACCTCAGTGCCAAG ATATTATCTGTGATGTACCATCAATTCCAAATGGAGTTGTACGTTCCTCACAGAAGACTTACAGAGAGTCTGACCAACTGCATTATGCCTGCAATGAAGGATACACGTATGGTGAACGAGCAGATGTAACATGTACTGAGTCTGGATGGTCTCCAACCCCCTATTGCACTG AAGTTGTATGCTTTCCTCCGACATTTCGCAATGGGAACTTTAGACCTCAGAAAGACAGGTACACAGAAGGAGCTACAATCACAATAGACTGTAATCCTGGATATCGTTTTAACACGTTGACTGCCAAAAATGTAGCTAAATGCACCAGCAGCGGCTGGGTGCCTGCTCCAGGTTGTGTTG agaaaccaTGTGACTATCCAGCTGTCGAACATATCATTTTGAGTGAAACTTGGCATCGATATTACTTTCCAATGAGGACTGGGCAGAGTATTTACTACCGCTGTGATGACGGCTACATAACCCCAACTGAACAATCTTGGGTTTATACTGTCTGTTCTCAAGAGGGCTGGAAGCCAGTACCACAATGCCTCA aaataTGCAAGGTCAGGCGTATGGAAAATGGTTTTATCCAAAATAATTGGAGAAGCTCTTACAAAGAAGGTGAAAGAACTAAATATTTCTGCAATACTAACTATCGTACTGAAAATGAAGGTGGTGAAATTAGGTGCACAAAGAATGGCTGGTCACCTACTCCAAGATGTATCCGTAAAG aaacatgCCAGCAGGTTGATCTGACAAATGGCtatttcatggaagaaaaaacaacatttgataTAGGGGATCGAGTCAACTATACGTGTTACAATGACTTTGTAACTCCAGAAAGACAAGAAATGGGACAGATACAATGTCTAAAGGATGGCTGGTCTCCACCTCCAAAGTGTATCC AATCCTGTAAAACGCCACGTGCTCACATTCTGATTGACTATGCAAAGGGAAATATATACCTGCCTGGAGATATGCTTGAATATGTGTGTCCTGAGGATTATCACACTGAGGATAACATGCCAACTGGTACTGCCATGTGTGATGTAAATGGTGAATGGAAGCCAGCACCCCGCTGTGTTG CAATTGAATGTGAACTGCCAGTACTGTCCCGTGGATATGTTTATCCTCCAAAGAGCAAATACTACAATGGAGATGTTGTGGAATTCAGCTGTGTAGGTGATTACATAAGAGTGGGCCCTGCCTCTGCTCAGTGCTATTACTTTGGATGGTTTCCGTCACCTCCAACATGTAAAG TGAATCCCAGAGACTGTGGACCTCCACCTGAAATCACCAATGGAAATGTTACTGGTGGCTTTCTGGAACGGTATCAGAATGGGAAGAGAATAGAATATGAATGTGACACCCAATTTAAATTGGTTGGATCAAAGGAAATAGAATGTTTGGATGGGCAGTGGTCATCTCCTCCTTCTTGCATTG aagacaaaatgcCGTGTAGGTCGCCTTCTTCTATCTTGAATGTTGTTCTTCACCAGCAAGATCAAGAACAGTTTTCTCATGGAGATGAAGTAACCTATGGATGTAGGCGAGGCTCTAGGAGTGCtagcagaatgaaaacaaaatgtcttaATGGGGAATGGAAGCCTTCACCTCTTTGCAATG aCCATCAGTGTGTACCTCCAGAGGATATTGTGGTTGAACGCAGTAGTATTCccaggaaagcaaaggagacTGGGCTGCTTTTAACGTATAAATGTAGACCAGCAGACAGCCATTTTAAACAGGCAACTTGTGTGTCCGGAAAATGGTCTCCAGAGATTCAGTGTACAG GTGAGAATACATGCCCACCTCCACCTCAGCTGCCCAATGCTAACAAGATACCAATTGGAAGAAACTACAAGAATGGGAGTAAAATAGCTTTTTCATGTCTGGAGGGCTTCCATCTCATCGGTGCAAACGAAATAATGTGTATAAATGAGAAATGGCAGTCACCACCATACTGCGTTG aaaaacccTGTTCGCCACCACAACCTGTAGAGTACGCTGATGATCCCAGGCTGGTAAATCAAaacttaaaaatggaaaaagaagggagaacaGTCTATCTTGCTGGTGCTGTACTGAAGTTCACTTGTCATTCCGGATTTGAGTTACATGGATCATCAGAGATAAGCTGTTCCATGGGAAACTGGAGCTCATCTCCTACATGTTCAG aaacgTCATGCGGAAGTATTCCAAATGTTCCCAATTCTGCAATTGAAGGCAGAAACAAGAAAGTGTACGAGCCCGGTGAAACAGTTCGCTACCAGTGTGAGGAAGGATTTGAGGCTGTTGGTCTCCCAgaaattatttgcagaaaaggaaattggTCGACACCGCCATTCTGTGAAG ATGTCAGCTGTGAAGCCCCACCTGAAATTCACAATGGTTATATTACCAGCACTCAACAACAGAGGTATCTGCCCGGTGCTCGGGTACAGTATCAGTGTGACAACGATTTTCAGATTACAGGTGTAAATTACATCACTTGTTCAAATGGACATTGGTCACAAACACCAACTTGCAGAG ATATGAGGTGTGGACCTCCTCCAGAAATCGCTGGTGGCAAAATTCAAGGTGTTAAAAAGTCAAGGTATTTGCCTGGGGAGACAGCTATATATCAGTGCTGGAAAGGTTTTCATATGTCTGGAGCTTCCACTGTAAGTTGTCAGAATGGGACCTGGACGGAGCTGCCCACGTGCAAAG GAAGGAGTGAAAAATGCGGCCCACCTCCGGACATTGAAAATGGAGATATTCTTTCCTTCCCGTTGCCAGAATATTCACAAGGTGcaattttgaaatataaatgccCAAATTTCTACATCCTGGAAGGATCTCAGCAGATCAAATGCATTAATGGGCAGTGGACAAATCCACCGGTTTGCTTAG TGGCCTGTACAGCAGCTGAAGAAGATATGAACAATAACAACATTGAGCTGAAAtggaggggagaaagaaagctaTATTCCAAATCGGGTGATTTTATCGAATTTGATTGCAAAATAGGAAATGTGAAAGACCCAGAATCTTCTCCGTTCAGAGTACAATGTATTAATGGCACATTAAAATATCCACGGTGCAAAACAGGAA gggACTGCACAGTGCTTCAGTCAGAAATGGATAAGAACAACATTAAACTACCCTGGACAGCGCCTTACATCTATCGCTCTAAGGAACGTATTCCCTTTACATGCAAATGGTCACGTGTGGCAGTTTCAAGACCAGAGAAATTTAACCCACAGTGTCGGGATGGAGTATTTGAGTACCCTCAATGTGAGTACTCAACTACTAGTGAGTCTGAGTGGGAGGTGCTGTAA
- the CFH gene encoding complement factor H isoform X1 — MHLLLRSWITSMPFLGYAALLLCWTYCTAERACEQPPPRRVKEIPTETWDNPPYPHGTLVTYKCRPGYMKIGRIVVKCVDGVWQQQGSTECRSKPCGHPGDTEFGSFQLTAGSEFVFGARVEYRCNEGYRMLSQKNYRECLAEGWSNDIPHCEVAKCLPVKAPENGRIVISGAFELNREYSFGQVIEFECNEHYKLVGSKAIHCSSNGKWNSDVPQCQDIICDVPSIPNGVVRSSQKTYRESDQLHYACNEGYTYGERADVTCTESGWSPTPYCTEVVCFPPTFRNGNFRPQKDRYTEGATITIDCNPGYRFNTLTAKNVAKCTSSGWVPAPGCVEKPCDYPAVEHIILSETWHRYYFPMRTGQSIYYRCDDGYITPTEQSWVYTVCSQEGWKPVPQCLKICKVRRMENGFIQNNWRSSYKEGERTKYFCNTNYRTENEGGEIRCTKNGWSPTPRCIRKETCQQVDLTNGYFMEEKTTFDIGDRVNYTCYNDFVTPERQEMGQIQCLKDGWSPPPKCIQSCKTPRAHILIDYAKGNIYLPGDMLEYVCPEDYHTEDNMPTGTAMCDVNGEWKPAPRCVAIECELPVLSRGYVYPPKSKYYNGDVVEFSCVGDYIRVGPASAQCYYFGWFPSPPTCKVNPRDCGPPPEITNGNVTGGFLERYQNGKRIEYECDTQFKLVGSKEIECLDGQWSSPPSCIEDKMPCRSPSSILNVVLHQQDQEQFSHGDEVTYGCRRGSRSASRMKTKCLNGEWKPSPLCNDHQCVPPEDIVVERSSIPRKAKETGLLLTYKCRPADSHFKQATCVSGKWSPEIQCTGENTCPPPPQLPNANKIPIGRNYKNGSKIAFSCLEGFHLIGANEIMCINEKWQSPPYCVEKPCSPPQPVEYADDPRLVNQNLKMEKEGRTVYLAGAVLKFTCHSGFELHGSSEISCSMGNWSSSPTCSETSCGSIPNVPNSAIEGRNKKVYEPGETVRYQCEEGFEAVGLPEIICRKGNWSTPPFCEDVSCEAPPEIHNGYITSTQQQRYLPGARVQYQCDNDFQITGVNYITCSNGHWSQTPTCRDMRCGPPPEIAGGKIQGVKKSRYLPGETAIYQCWKGFHMSGASTVSCQNGTWTELPTCKGRSEKCGPPPDIENGDILSFPLPEYSQGAILKYKCPNFYILEGSQQIKCINGQWTNPPVCLVACTAAEEDMNNNNIELKWRGERKLYSKSGDFIEFDCKIGNVKDPESSPFRVQCINGTLKYPRCKTGRDCTVLQSEMDKNNIKLPWTAPYIYRSKERIPFTCKWSRVAVSRPEKFNPQCRDGVFEYPQCEYSTTSESEWEVL; from the exons ATGCACTTACTTCTGAGATCCTGGATCACTAGTATGCCTTTCCTGGGCTATGCAGCTCTCTTGTTATGTTGGACGTATTGTACTGCAGAGAGAG CTTGCGAACAACCTCCTCCAAGGAGAGTTAAAGAAATACCAACTGAAACATGGGACAACCCTCCTTATCCACATGGTACTCTAGTAACATACAAATGTCGTCCTGGATATATGAAAATAGGACGAATTGTGGTCAAGTGTGTTGATGGAGTGTGGCAGCAACAAGGCAGCACAGAATGCAGGA GTAAGCCCTGTGGACATCCTGGAGATACTGAGTTTGGTTCCTTTCAGCTCACCGCTGGAAGCGAGTTTGTCTTTGGTGCCAGAGTTGAATACAGATGTAATGAGGG aTACCGAATGCTTAGCCAAAAAAATTACCGTGAGTGTCTCGCAGAGGGATGGAGCAATGACATCCCTCACTGTGAAG ttgcaAAGTGTTTACCTGTGAAAGCACCAGAAAATGGAAGAATAGTCATAAGCGGTGCATTTGAGCTAAACCGAGAGTATTCCTTTGGCCAGGTCATAGAGTTTGAATGTAATGAACATTACAAGCTTGTTGGATCTAAAGCAATACATTGCTCTTCTAATGGAAAATGGAATAGTGACGTACCTCAGTGCCAAG ATATTATCTGTGATGTACCATCAATTCCAAATGGAGTTGTACGTTCCTCACAGAAGACTTACAGAGAGTCTGACCAACTGCATTATGCCTGCAATGAAGGATACACGTATGGTGAACGAGCAGATGTAACATGTACTGAGTCTGGATGGTCTCCAACCCCCTATTGCACTG AAGTTGTATGCTTTCCTCCGACATTTCGCAATGGGAACTTTAGACCTCAGAAAGACAGGTACACAGAAGGAGCTACAATCACAATAGACTGTAATCCTGGATATCGTTTTAACACGTTGACTGCCAAAAATGTAGCTAAATGCACCAGCAGCGGCTGGGTGCCTGCTCCAGGTTGTGTTG agaaaccaTGTGACTATCCAGCTGTCGAACATATCATTTTGAGTGAAACTTGGCATCGATATTACTTTCCAATGAGGACTGGGCAGAGTATTTACTACCGCTGTGATGACGGCTACATAACCCCAACTGAACAATCTTGGGTTTATACTGTCTGTTCTCAAGAGGGCTGGAAGCCAGTACCACAATGCCTCA aaataTGCAAGGTCAGGCGTATGGAAAATGGTTTTATCCAAAATAATTGGAGAAGCTCTTACAAAGAAGGTGAAAGAACTAAATATTTCTGCAATACTAACTATCGTACTGAAAATGAAGGTGGTGAAATTAGGTGCACAAAGAATGGCTGGTCACCTACTCCAAGATGTATCCGTAAAG aaacatgCCAGCAGGTTGATCTGACAAATGGCtatttcatggaagaaaaaacaacatttgataTAGGGGATCGAGTCAACTATACGTGTTACAATGACTTTGTAACTCCAGAAAGACAAGAAATGGGACAGATACAATGTCTAAAGGATGGCTGGTCTCCACCTCCAAAGTGTATCC AATCCTGTAAAACGCCACGTGCTCACATTCTGATTGACTATGCAAAGGGAAATATATACCTGCCTGGAGATATGCTTGAATATGTGTGTCCTGAGGATTATCACACTGAGGATAACATGCCAACTGGTACTGCCATGTGTGATGTAAATGGTGAATGGAAGCCAGCACCCCGCTGTGTTG CAATTGAATGTGAACTGCCAGTACTGTCCCGTGGATATGTTTATCCTCCAAAGAGCAAATACTACAATGGAGATGTTGTGGAATTCAGCTGTGTAGGTGATTACATAAGAGTGGGCCCTGCCTCTGCTCAGTGCTATTACTTTGGATGGTTTCCGTCACCTCCAACATGTAAAG TGAATCCCAGAGACTGTGGACCTCCACCTGAAATCACCAATGGAAATGTTACTGGTGGCTTTCTGGAACGGTATCAGAATGGGAAGAGAATAGAATATGAATGTGACACCCAATTTAAATTGGTTGGATCAAAGGAAATAGAATGTTTGGATGGGCAGTGGTCATCTCCTCCTTCTTGCATTG aagacaaaatgcCGTGTAGGTCGCCTTCTTCTATCTTGAATGTTGTTCTTCACCAGCAAGATCAAGAACAGTTTTCTCATGGAGATGAAGTAACCTATGGATGTAGGCGAGGCTCTAGGAGTGCtagcagaatgaaaacaaaatgtcttaATGGGGAATGGAAGCCTTCACCTCTTTGCAATG aCCATCAGTGTGTACCTCCAGAGGATATTGTGGTTGAACGCAGTAGTATTCccaggaaagcaaaggagacTGGGCTGCTTTTAACGTATAAATGTAGACCAGCAGACAGCCATTTTAAACAGGCAACTTGTGTGTCCGGAAAATGGTCTCCAGAGATTCAGTGTACAG GTGAGAATACATGCCCACCTCCACCTCAGCTGCCCAATGCTAACAAGATACCAATTGGAAGAAACTACAAGAATGGGAGTAAAATAGCTTTTTCATGTCTGGAGGGCTTCCATCTCATCGGTGCAAACGAAATAATGTGTATAAATGAGAAATGGCAGTCACCACCATACTGCGTTG aaaaacccTGTTCGCCACCACAACCTGTAGAGTACGCTGATGATCCCAGGCTGGTAAATCAAaacttaaaaatggaaaaagaagggagaacaGTCTATCTTGCTGGTGCTGTACTGAAGTTCACTTGTCATTCCGGATTTGAGTTACATGGATCATCAGAGATAAGCTGTTCCATGGGAAACTGGAGCTCATCTCCTACATGTTCAG aaacgTCATGCGGAAGTATTCCAAATGTTCCCAATTCTGCAATTGAAGGCAGAAACAAGAAAGTGTACGAGCCCGGTGAAACAGTTCGCTACCAGTGTGAGGAAGGATTTGAGGCTGTTGGTCTCCCAgaaattatttgcagaaaaggaaattggTCGACACCGCCATTCTGTGAAG ATGTCAGCTGTGAAGCCCCACCTGAAATTCACAATGGTTATATTACCAGCACTCAACAACAGAGGTATCTGCCCGGTGCTCGGGTACAGTATCAGTGTGACAACGATTTTCAGATTACAGGTGTAAATTACATCACTTGTTCAAATGGACATTGGTCACAAACACCAACTTGCAGAG ATATGAGGTGTGGACCTCCTCCAGAAATCGCTGGTGGCAAAATTCAAGGTGTTAAAAAGTCAAGGTATTTGCCTGGGGAGACAGCTATATATCAGTGCTGGAAAGGTTTTCATATGTCTGGAGCTTCCACTGTAAGTTGTCAGAATGGGACCTGGACGGAGCTGCCCACGTGCAAAG GAAGGAGTGAAAAATGCGGCCCACCTCCGGACATTGAAAATGGAGATATTCTTTCCTTCCCGTTGCCAGAATATTCACAAGGTGcaattttgaaatataaatgccCAAATTTCTACATCCTGGAAGGATCTCAGCAGATCAAATGCATTAATGGGCAGTGGACAAATCCACCGGTTTGCTTAG TGGCCTGTACAGCAGCTGAAGAAGATATGAACAATAACAACATTGAGCTGAAAtggaggggagaaagaaagctaTATTCCAAATCGGGTGATTTTATCGAATTTGATTGCAAAATAGGAAATGTGAAAGACCCAGAATCTTCTCCGTTCAGAGTACAATGTATTAATGGCACATTAAAATATCCACGGTGCAAAACAGGAA gggACTGCACAGTGCTTCAGTCAGAAATGGATAAGAACAACATTAAACTACCCTGGACAGCGCCTTACATCTATCGCTCTAAGGAACGTATTCCCTTTACATGCAAATGGTCACGTGTGGCAGTTTCAAGACCAGAGAAATTTAACCCACAGTGTCGGGATGGAGTATTTGAGTACCCTCAATGTGAGTACTCAACTACTAGTGAGTCTGAGTGGGAGGTGCTGTAA